A single genomic interval of Plantibacter sp. Leaf314 harbors:
- a CDS encoding SDR family oxidoreductase — translation MPSLTGAVVLVTGANGGIGTHFVHEALARGAAKVYATARNPRTWDDERVVPLTLDVTDPTSVAALVEAAPDVTVLINNAGVAVTTPGILTQTDEEIRSNVETNFLGPLFLARAYAPLLSGREGATIIDLHSALSWYAVNGIYSATKAALWSATNSLRLELLPAGVHVIGVHVGYVDTAMAAHTTDAKLDPALLVAQVYDAMAADEYEVLADDTSRHLRAGLSAPLEAVYPQLAE, via the coding sequence ATGCCCTCACTCACTGGAGCAGTCGTCCTCGTCACCGGCGCGAACGGCGGCATCGGCACCCACTTCGTCCACGAAGCCCTCGCCCGGGGCGCCGCGAAGGTCTACGCGACCGCCCGCAACCCGCGCACCTGGGACGACGAGCGGGTGGTCCCCCTCACGCTCGACGTGACCGACCCGACCTCGGTCGCCGCGCTCGTCGAGGCGGCCCCCGACGTCACTGTGCTCATCAACAACGCCGGTGTCGCCGTCACGACCCCCGGCATCCTCACCCAGACGGACGAGGAGATCCGCAGCAACGTGGAGACCAACTTCCTCGGCCCGCTGTTCCTCGCCCGCGCCTACGCACCCCTGCTCTCGGGGCGCGAGGGCGCGACCATCATCGACCTGCACTCGGCCCTCAGCTGGTACGCGGTCAACGGGATCTACAGTGCGACGAAGGCGGCCCTGTGGTCGGCGACGAACTCACTCCGGCTCGAACTGCTCCCCGCGGGCGTCCACGTCATCGGCGTGCACGTCGGCTACGTCGACACCGCGATGGCAGCACACACCACGGACGCGAAGCTCGACCCGGCGCTGCTCGTCGCCCAGGTCTACGACGCGATGGCCGCCGACGAGTACGAGGTCCTCGCGGACGACACCTCCCGCCACCTCCGCGCCGGGCTGAGCGCACCGCTCGAGGCCGTGTACCCGCAGCTCGCGGAGTAA
- a CDS encoding MBL fold metallo-hydrolase, which yields MSQSDAVHPDAAHPGAVPNTTTRSSTVTDGVHFVQGPAVNWIIVEGELGPILIDTGYPGDGAAVTATLGTLGYAVEDVQAILLTHGHGDHIGNAAFIAGLADCDVLAARDEIPNVRRDVLEQVGLADVQPHLERPGVATWLNHAVEAGGLEVVPPTAVMAVEAVPELRGALGVEIRPIPLPGHTRGHLGFLLVEHGVLVAGDALITAHPTSPHDGPQLLPEMFHGDLQRARQSLTKLAGLPASIVLPGHGPAFFGSPAQAAAEALAFGSAF from the coding sequence ATGTCCCAGAGCGACGCCGTGCACCCCGACGCAGCGCACCCCGGTGCCGTGCCGAACACGACCACCCGCAGCAGCACCGTCACCGACGGCGTCCACTTCGTCCAAGGCCCTGCCGTGAACTGGATCATCGTCGAGGGCGAGCTCGGACCGATCCTCATCGACACCGGTTACCCGGGTGACGGGGCCGCCGTCACCGCGACCCTCGGCACCCTCGGCTACGCGGTCGAGGACGTCCAGGCGATCCTCCTCACCCACGGACACGGCGACCACATCGGCAACGCCGCGTTCATCGCCGGACTCGCCGACTGCGACGTCCTCGCCGCCCGCGACGAGATCCCCAACGTGCGACGGGACGTGCTCGAGCAGGTCGGGCTCGCCGACGTCCAGCCCCACCTGGAGCGTCCGGGCGTCGCAACCTGGTTGAACCACGCCGTGGAGGCCGGCGGACTCGAGGTCGTGCCGCCCACCGCGGTCATGGCGGTCGAAGCGGTTCCCGAACTCCGAGGCGCCCTCGGTGTCGAGATCCGGCCGATCCCCCTCCCCGGGCACACGCGCGGTCACCTGGGGTTCCTGCTCGTCGAGCACGGGGTCCTCGTCGCCGGCGACGCCCTCATCACCGCGCACCCGACGAGCCCGCACGACGGACCGCAGCTGCTCCCGGAGATGTTCCACGGCGACCTGCAGCGCGCCCGACAGTCGCTGACGAAGCTGGCCGGGCTCCCCGCGTCGATCGTGCTGCCCGGGCATGGGCCGGCGTTCTTCGGCTCGCCCGCGCAGGCGGCGGCGGAAGCGCTGGCGTTCGGCAGCGCGTTCTGA
- a CDS encoding TetR/AcrR family transcriptional regulator, protein MSIDDRTLGRRERNKLDKLARITAAAGELFAERGVDDVTTQEIADRADIGTGTLFLYAKTKGELLLLVQNSTYADALAEGREAAAAAGTMTDGVLAVIRPVVECNRKQIDNGRTYLREIVFGDPEEPHHRVALDLTQQTEALIADVLVDRGGIATEVAGTLAHVVSAIMFVSMAATVNAARTVDEIVEEIAAQVRVILPDPA, encoded by the coding sequence ATGAGCATCGACGACCGCACGCTCGGCCGACGCGAACGCAACAAGCTCGACAAGCTCGCTCGCATCACGGCGGCGGCGGGCGAGCTGTTCGCCGAGCGCGGCGTCGACGACGTGACGACGCAGGAGATCGCCGACCGCGCGGACATCGGCACCGGGACGCTGTTCCTCTACGCGAAGACGAAGGGCGAGCTGCTGCTGCTCGTGCAGAACTCGACGTACGCCGACGCGCTCGCCGAGGGACGCGAGGCTGCCGCGGCCGCCGGGACGATGACGGACGGGGTCCTCGCCGTCATCCGCCCGGTCGTCGAGTGCAACCGCAAGCAGATCGACAACGGCCGCACCTACCTCCGGGAGATCGTGTTCGGCGACCCCGAGGAACCGCACCACCGCGTGGCGCTCGACCTCACCCAGCAGACCGAGGCGCTCATCGCCGACGTCCTCGTCGACCGCGGCGGTATCGCCACCGAGGTCGCGGGCACCCTCGCCCACGTCGTCTCCGCGATCATGTTCGTGAGCATGGCGGCGACGGTGAACGCGGCCCGGACGGTCGACGAGATCGTGGAGGAGATCGCCGCGCAGGTCCGTGTGATCCTGCCTGATCCAGCTTGA
- a CDS encoding TetR/AcrR family transcriptional regulator, with translation MSGLRQYAMNQVRDEIIDAAGLEFGRNGYAGTSFSGIAAVMGKPKSVIGYHLFPSKRSLAHAVIAEQDERWQAADATIGVPYGALRWVTMILASAREAQRSPIAMGAIRLLHELPRMDDPVYTVFDWRAYTRTNLRMEAAAHDLDLPDLDGVSDVLLDACFGLVTTTVGDDDAAELRDRLITLIRPILATVDPAGAAATTAAAASHELVSGPAEH, from the coding sequence GTGAGCGGTCTGCGCCAGTACGCGATGAACCAGGTCCGCGACGAGATCATCGACGCCGCCGGCCTCGAGTTCGGGCGCAACGGCTACGCGGGCACCTCGTTCTCCGGTATCGCCGCCGTCATGGGCAAGCCGAAGTCGGTCATCGGGTACCACCTCTTCCCGTCCAAGCGGAGCCTCGCGCACGCCGTCATCGCGGAGCAGGACGAACGGTGGCAGGCGGCGGACGCGACCATCGGCGTGCCCTACGGCGCACTCCGGTGGGTGACGATGATCCTCGCCTCGGCTCGGGAGGCCCAGCGGTCCCCGATCGCCATGGGCGCCATCCGGCTGCTGCACGAACTCCCCCGCATGGACGACCCGGTCTACACGGTGTTCGACTGGCGCGCCTACACCCGCACGAACCTCCGCATGGAGGCCGCCGCGCACGACCTCGACCTGCCCGACCTCGACGGCGTCTCCGACGTCCTGCTCGACGCCTGCTTCGGCCTCGTCACCACGACGGTGGGCGACGACGACGCGGCCGAGCTCCGAGACCGGCTGATCACGCTCATCCGCCCGATCCTCGCGACCGTCGACCCGGCCGGCGCTGCGGCCACTACCGCCGCCGCCGCCTCGCACGAGCTCGTGAGCGGACCGGCCGAGCACTGA
- a CDS encoding MmcQ/YjbR family DNA-binding protein: MHGVELQERAARRADELPGAELTHPFGEEWDVYKVRGKVFMLQTGATGEPIVTLKARPEDSHSLREAFPDIIPGYHMNKRHWISLKPDGELEPAFVDDLVTESYLLVVEGLPKRLRPVDPATFGQRGGD; encoded by the coding sequence ATGCACGGTGTCGAGCTGCAGGAGCGCGCCGCCCGCCGGGCCGACGAGCTGCCGGGGGCGGAGCTCACCCACCCCTTCGGTGAGGAGTGGGACGTGTACAAGGTGCGGGGCAAGGTGTTCATGCTCCAGACCGGCGCGACGGGCGAACCGATCGTGACCCTGAAAGCGCGCCCCGAGGACAGCCACAGCCTCCGTGAGGCGTTCCCCGACATCATCCCCGGCTATCACATGAACAAGCGGCATTGGATCTCGCTCAAGCCGGACGGGGAGCTCGAACCGGCGTTCGTCGACGACCTCGTCACGGAGTCGTACCTCCTCGTCGTGGAGGGGCTGCCGAAACGCCTGCGGCCGGTCGATCCGGCCACCTTCGGGCAGCGCGGCGGCGACTGA
- a CDS encoding YbdD/YjiX family protein: MSGTGSATGPGAVGLAVRRGWASVRWFVTSLMGDTAYATYVEHHRRVHPDTPVPDERTFWRERFAEQDRTPGSRCC; the protein is encoded by the coding sequence ATGTCCGGCACCGGGTCGGCGACCGGACCGGGAGCCGTGGGGCTCGCGGTCCGGCGGGGCTGGGCGTCGGTGCGGTGGTTCGTCACCTCGCTCATGGGCGACACCGCCTACGCGACCTATGTCGAGCACCACCGACGCGTGCACCCGGACACCCCGGTCCCCGACGAGCGCACCTTCTGGCGGGAGCGCTTCGCGGAGCAGGACCGAACGCCCGGTTCACGGTGCTGCTGA
- a CDS encoding SOS response-associated peptidase, with translation MCGRFVVTDSTSTLLADLVAEFEAPAPDYNVAPTTAVTVVRTRHDERTATAARWGFVPGWAKDFAKQRPQPINARMETVATASMFRKAFTSARCIVPASGYYEWVVTETGKQPHFIHDPDAELAMAGIISAWPDPTKGEDDPDKWRLSMAIITRDAHVSPGEVHDRMPACLTPDGYDDWLGDHLDTDQLLQLLDRESFAVAHDLTHYEVTRDVNNVRNTGSHLIEPLPA, from the coding sequence ATGTGCGGTCGCTTCGTCGTCACCGACTCCACGTCCACCCTCCTCGCGGACCTCGTGGCCGAGTTCGAGGCGCCCGCGCCCGACTACAACGTCGCGCCTACCACGGCGGTGACCGTCGTCCGCACCCGTCACGACGAACGGACCGCGACCGCGGCCCGATGGGGATTCGTACCGGGCTGGGCGAAGGACTTCGCCAAGCAACGGCCGCAGCCCATCAACGCCCGCATGGAGACGGTCGCGACGGCGTCGATGTTCCGGAAGGCGTTCACCTCGGCGCGCTGCATCGTGCCTGCCAGCGGGTACTACGAGTGGGTGGTGACGGAGACGGGCAAGCAGCCGCACTTCATCCACGACCCCGATGCGGAACTCGCGATGGCCGGCATCATCAGCGCCTGGCCGGACCCGACCAAGGGCGAGGACGACCCCGACAAGTGGCGGCTGTCGATGGCGATCATCACCCGCGACGCCCACGTCTCGCCGGGCGAGGTCCACGACCGCATGCCGGCCTGCCTCACCCCGGACGGCTACGACGACTGGCTCGGCGACCACCTCGACACCGACCAGCTGCTGCAGCTCCTCGACCGCGAGTCCTTCGCCGTCGCCCACGACCTCACCCACTACGAGGTCACGCGGGACGTGAACAACGTCCGCAACACGGGGTCGCACCTCATCGAGCCGCTCCCGGCCTGA
- a CDS encoding S8 family serine peptidase — MGVLRDRMSGVIVVALACCVVGAGAAPAGAATAACRSLPAPAVELLNAGDAATTFGVDGSGVRVGIISGSFGNAGDEAVAADVTAGLLPGPGNPCGYRTPVTLVDDPAGDEDDEGRAMAQLVHGIAPGAELLFASGTSDFPGAIDRLTAAGATIIVDDVQGGDDRRYRTGAGEAAIQRAVDAGVFYTTATGNFGVPGAPGSPSAGFPIGSWATEQYRPTSCPQNVADLFPAASVDCLDFDPGDPADPTMGVTLPPAALMFGVLDWAEPDGAVATRFEYVLSLADRTIPFTPSDPDLATGTAPLQNPSETEVSEVQVSVVRQVTATSGTPPVALTWLPFPDRPELSSQEYFRSTATDTVGSALFGHQAYPAAFRVAAVDAADSTLETYSSLGPSTILFGVQAPVTVSGPTAAGVDDLPVSTTVLTGSGNFRGTSAAAPTVAAAAALVRQLRPDLTPEQVRTALTDHARLDTITIPWDASIPTERSVGAGLIDVGASLQALASAAPSPSTPTSSAAAATDVLPPTGLSAVALLLTMGTAAAIIGGGLLLLARRRQRLA, encoded by the coding sequence ATGGGTGTGCTGCGGGACCGGATGTCCGGGGTGATCGTGGTCGCCCTCGCGTGCTGCGTCGTCGGTGCGGGAGCGGCACCGGCCGGAGCAGCCACCGCCGCCTGTCGCTCACTCCCGGCACCCGCCGTCGAGCTCCTGAACGCGGGTGATGCGGCGACGACGTTCGGTGTCGACGGCTCCGGCGTCCGCGTGGGGATCATCTCCGGCTCCTTCGGGAACGCCGGTGACGAGGCCGTCGCGGCCGACGTCACGGCCGGCCTGCTGCCCGGGCCCGGGAACCCGTGCGGCTACCGGACACCGGTCACGCTCGTGGACGACCCGGCCGGGGACGAAGACGACGAGGGCCGCGCGATGGCCCAGCTGGTGCACGGGATCGCGCCAGGGGCGGAGCTCCTGTTCGCCTCCGGGACGTCCGACTTCCCCGGCGCGATCGACCGCCTCACCGCGGCGGGCGCGACGATCATCGTCGACGACGTCCAGGGCGGCGACGACCGCCGATACCGGACCGGAGCCGGCGAAGCGGCCATCCAGCGGGCGGTGGACGCCGGTGTCTTCTACACCACCGCCACCGGCAACTTCGGCGTCCCCGGCGCACCGGGTTCGCCGAGCGCCGGCTTCCCGATCGGCTCCTGGGCGACCGAGCAGTACCGCCCGACCAGCTGCCCGCAGAACGTCGCCGACCTCTTCCCCGCCGCCTCCGTCGACTGCCTCGACTTCGATCCCGGCGACCCGGCCGATCCGACGATGGGCGTCACCCTGCCACCCGCCGCATTGATGTTCGGTGTCCTCGACTGGGCCGAACCGGACGGCGCCGTCGCGACGCGGTTCGAGTACGTCCTGTCACTGGCGGACCGCACGATCCCGTTCACGCCGTCCGACCCGGACCTCGCGACCGGCACGGCTCCGCTGCAGAACCCTTCGGAGACCGAGGTGTCGGAGGTCCAGGTCAGCGTCGTGCGCCAGGTGACCGCCACCTCGGGCACCCCTCCGGTGGCGTTGACCTGGCTGCCCTTCCCCGATCGGCCCGAGCTGTCCTCGCAGGAGTACTTCCGCTCGACGGCCACCGACACCGTGGGCTCGGCACTCTTCGGCCACCAGGCGTACCCGGCGGCGTTCCGGGTCGCCGCGGTAGACGCCGCGGATTCGACGTTGGAGACCTACTCCTCTCTCGGACCCTCGACCATCCTCTTCGGCGTCCAGGCGCCCGTGACCGTCTCCGGCCCGACCGCTGCCGGCGTCGACGACCTGCCCGTGTCGACGACGGTCCTCACCGGCTCCGGAAACTTCCGCGGTACCTCCGCCGCCGCACCCACCGTCGCCGCAGCGGCCGCGCTGGTCCGCCAACTCCGACCGGACCTCACGCCCGAACAGGTGCGGACAGCGCTCACCGACCACGCCCGCCTCGACACCATCACGATTCCGTGGGATGCGAGCATCCCGACCGAACGCTCGGTCGGCGCGGGCCTGATCGACGTCGGCGCGAGCCTGCAGGCCCTCGCGTCCGCAGCGCCGTCGCCGTCGACGCCCACGAGCTCAGCGGCGGCGGCGACGGACGTCCTCCCGCCGACCGGGCTGTCGGCTGTGGCGCTGCTCCTGACCATGGGGACGGCGGCCGCGATCATCGGCGGCGGTCTCCTGCTCCTCGCACGGCGGCGGCAGCGACTCGCCTGA
- a CDS encoding 26S protease regulatory subunit translates to MTQDGDFLEVIAAEVAQDPQNAALREDFVTLLLQHDVDRAAEEVSTFERFGGDPARVRLLRARVMAARLRGGTTGGAPAETPGGDPTAGSSTPNRPTAVPNASTPDQAPVRIGQPSLWDAERPAITLADVAGLADVKQHLDSTFLAPLRNPELAAAFGQKPGGSLLMYGPPGCGKTFIAKAIAGDLGASFIHVTLADLLSKWLGDSEKAIQSVFHDARAAAPCVIFFDEFDALGGRRTSGGGSQSMRTIVTQLLEELDGVANENDGVYFLAATNRPWDIDPALRRPGRIDKTVLVLPPDAVARAAILQGDLEGKPAEGVDVIAVAAATEGFSGADIAQVSRVALQRSLTASMEAGAIVPVTTEGLLEAAAGLIPSTASWFDQVAPVLEYGVDDGTFAQLRTYRVQHGLR, encoded by the coding sequence ATGACACAGGACGGGGACTTCCTCGAGGTGATCGCTGCCGAGGTGGCGCAGGATCCACAGAACGCGGCACTACGCGAGGACTTCGTCACGCTGCTGCTCCAGCACGACGTGGACCGCGCGGCCGAGGAGGTGTCGACCTTCGAACGGTTCGGCGGGGACCCCGCGCGCGTGCGCCTGCTCCGAGCGCGGGTGATGGCGGCACGGTTGCGCGGTGGCACGACGGGCGGTGCGCCCGCCGAGACCCCCGGGGGCGACCCGACAGCGGGCTCGTCGACGCCGAACCGGCCGACGGCGGTCCCGAACGCGTCGACACCCGACCAGGCGCCCGTCCGGATCGGGCAACCGAGCCTTTGGGACGCGGAGCGGCCCGCGATCACCCTCGCCGACGTCGCGGGTCTCGCCGACGTCAAGCAGCACCTCGACTCGACGTTCCTCGCTCCGCTGCGCAACCCCGAACTCGCCGCCGCGTTCGGGCAGAAGCCGGGCGGGTCACTCCTCATGTACGGGCCGCCCGGGTGCGGGAAGACCTTCATCGCGAAGGCGATCGCCGGAGACCTGGGCGCCTCCTTCATCCACGTCACCCTCGCCGACCTCCTGAGCAAATGGCTGGGCGACAGCGAGAAGGCCATCCAGAGCGTCTTCCACGACGCCCGCGCAGCCGCGCCCTGCGTCATCTTCTTCGACGAGTTCGACGCCCTGGGTGGCCGACGCACCTCGGGCGGCGGGTCGCAGTCGATGCGCACGATCGTGACCCAGCTGCTCGAAGAGCTCGACGGTGTCGCGAACGAGAACGACGGCGTGTATTTCCTGGCCGCGACCAACCGTCCCTGGGACATCGACCCGGCGCTCCGTCGTCCGGGGCGGATCGACAAGACGGTCCTCGTGCTCCCGCCGGACGCCGTGGCTCGGGCCGCCATCCTCCAGGGCGACCTCGAGGGCAAGCCTGCCGAGGGGGTCGACGTCATCGCGGTGGCTGCGGCGACCGAGGGGTTCTCCGGTGCCGACATCGCGCAGGTCTCACGGGTCGCCCTGCAACGGTCACTGACGGCGTCGATGGAGGCGGGCGCGATCGTGCCCGTCACCACGGAGGGGTTGCTCGAGGCCGCCGCCGGCCTCATCCCGTCGACGGCGTCCTGGTTCGACCAGGTCGCGCCCGTGCTCGAATACGGCGTGGACGACGGCACCTTCGCCCAACTCCGGACCTACCGCGTGCAGCACGGTCTCCGATGA
- the soxR gene encoding redox-sensitive transcriptional activator SoxR, with protein MHRPGELLSVGEMSRRTGVAVSALHYYERLGLIASERSTGNQRRYPRHMLRRVALISVAKRLGIPLEDVAEAFADVPLTSTPSHEDWQRASRRWQKVLEQRRRGIEQLERELTGCIGCGCLSMKACTLLNPDDELGDTGTGARRIPV; from the coding sequence GTGCACCGTCCCGGCGAGCTGTTGAGTGTCGGCGAGATGAGCCGCCGCACCGGGGTCGCCGTCTCCGCACTCCACTACTACGAACGCCTCGGCCTCATCGCCTCCGAGCGGTCGACCGGGAACCAGCGACGGTACCCACGACACATGCTGCGCCGCGTCGCCCTCATCTCGGTCGCAAAACGCCTCGGCATCCCGCTCGAAGACGTCGCCGAAGCATTCGCCGACGTCCCACTCACCAGCACCCCCAGCCACGAGGACTGGCAGCGGGCCTCACGTCGCTGGCAGAAGGTCCTCGAACAGCGCCGACGCGGCATCGAACAGCTCGAACGCGAACTCACCGGCTGCATCGGCTGCGGCTGCCTCTCGATGAAGGCCTGCACCCTCCTCAACCCGGACGACGAACTCGGCGACACCGGCACGGGCGCTCGCCGCATCCCGGTCTGA
- a CDS encoding NADP-dependent oxidoreductase: protein MRAFVVSSYKTALHEAEVPEPTVGDHDVLVQVQAAGLNQLDEKIRIGEFKQILPYRLPIVLGHDVAGTIVRVGGSVRAFKPGDEVYARPRDHRIGTFAERIAIDEADVALKPASITMEEAGSLPLVALTAWQALVEIGNVQPGQKVLIHAGAGGVGSIAIQLAKQLGAEVATTASAANAGFVRFLGADVVVDYRSEDFAERLSGYDVVLDSLGGENLEKSLRVLRPGGTVVGISGPPTPEFAKAAGLNAVLRLAIAALSAKVRKQAKRLDVQYRFLFMRASGDQLREITALVERGVLRPVVGRISPFDDTVLALEALASGGIRGKAVISNP, encoded by the coding sequence ATGAGAGCGTTCGTCGTCTCGAGCTACAAGACCGCACTGCACGAAGCCGAGGTACCTGAGCCGACCGTCGGCGACCACGACGTCCTCGTCCAGGTGCAGGCCGCCGGGCTGAACCAACTCGACGAGAAGATCCGCATCGGCGAGTTCAAGCAGATCCTCCCGTATCGCCTGCCGATCGTGCTCGGCCACGACGTCGCCGGTACCATCGTCCGCGTCGGTGGATCCGTCCGCGCCTTCAAGCCCGGCGACGAGGTCTACGCCCGTCCCCGCGATCACCGCATCGGCACCTTCGCCGAGCGCATCGCGATCGACGAAGCGGACGTCGCCCTAAAGCCCGCGTCGATCACGATGGAGGAGGCCGGATCCCTCCCGCTCGTCGCGTTGACGGCCTGGCAGGCACTCGTCGAGATCGGGAACGTGCAGCCCGGTCAGAAGGTCCTCATCCACGCGGGTGCAGGCGGGGTCGGGTCGATCGCGATCCAGCTCGCGAAGCAGCTCGGGGCCGAGGTGGCGACCACGGCCAGTGCCGCCAATGCGGGATTCGTCCGGTTCCTGGGGGCCGATGTCGTGGTCGACTACCGTTCGGAGGACTTCGCCGAACGGTTGTCCGGTTACGATGTCGTGCTCGACAGCCTCGGTGGCGAGAACCTGGAGAAGTCGCTCCGGGTACTGCGTCCGGGTGGCACGGTCGTCGGCATCTCGGGTCCTCCGACGCCGGAGTTCGCGAAGGCGGCCGGGCTGAACGCGGTACTGCGGCTCGCGATCGCCGCCCTCAGCGCGAAGGTCCGCAAGCAGGCCAAGCGGCTCGACGTGCAGTACCGGTTCCTGTTCATGCGGGCGAGTGGCGATCAGCTCCGCGAGATCACGGCGCTCGTCGAACGCGGCGTCCTCCGACCCGTCGTGGGGCGCATCTCCCCGTTCGACGACACCGTCCTGGCGCTCGAGGCGCTGGCCTCCGGTGGCATCCGAGGCAAGGCCGTCATCAGCAACCCCTGA